From the genome of Gemmatimonadota bacterium:
CTCGCCGCACACGCCCTTCACCACGTCGTGCAGCAGCTTCGCGAGCAGACGAATGACACGATCGCCGTCGTAATAGCTGTACCGATCGTTGTATTCCTTGAAGTGGTCGAGGTCGGCATAGCAGACGGCGTACAACTCGTTGCGTTCCATCCGACGCCCGATTTCAGCCTCGATCTCGATCGTCCCCGGGAGTCGCGTCGACGGATGCACGTACACATCCCGGTCGGAACGCCGAAGGAGCAGGTCGAGTCGCTGCGAGATCTCGGAATCCGACACGCCGATGCGAAGGATCTCGTCCGCCCCACTCTCGAGAGCCAGTTCGAACGCTCCCGGGGACTCGCCGATCAGCACGACCGCCGGGACGATTCCAGTGAAGGAGTCCGACTTGAGCCGGCGGCACGCCCCCCACAGCTCGCTCGTCGAGTCTTCGAAGCGAGCGTCGAACACCACGACGCGCGGACGGCTTCGAAGGGCGACGTCGAGGAGAGCATTACCGCTCGCGACGGTGCTGGCGGGGAGACCGCGCTCCCGCACCCACGACGCCACGGCCGCGGGGAGCGTCTCGCCACGCGGGGAGAACAGCATCGCGGAAGGAAGCGGCACGCTATGAGATGGGTGAGCGGGACGGGCGCAAGATACCCGGCGGCGAAGACTTGGTCAAAGCGGGCAAAACCTTGTGTCGCCGCATTTTCGCCTTCGCGCCGACCGCCGATCGCTCGCTGGAAGGGGAGCGCCCCTTCTCATGGCTACGACGATCCGCGCGCGCTTCGGTGACAGGAGCCGTATGCCTCACGACGCGCTCGTCATGTGCAGGCCCCGAGTCGTCACGCGCAGCGCCCCAACCAGGTGCCGAGCATCAATGTCCGAACGCGAGAGGGATCGCTACCGATACATCGTACGACCGGCCCAGCGCCGTGCGCCGCTGCGCCAGGCGCAGCGAAACCGAGGCGTCGATGGCGCTGAGGACGTGATTCCCCAGGGCAACGCCGAGGTCGGCGACCGCCGATCGGTATCCCTCGTTGCTGCGCCGTATAAGCTGACGAAATCGCGAGTACTCACCGTCCGCTCCCGCCCAGGACCACCGGTACTCGGGGCGTACGGCGCGCTGCAGGTAGAACTGTTCCGCCTTGGCCCACTCGGCGGAACCGCGTTCTGGCGGCTGAAACGGATTCTTCCAGTACGTTCGGCGCGCGAGGAGCCACGTGGCACCGTTGAACGTGGTGGAGTCAACTTCCGGCTGAAGCCCACCAGCCCCGCCGGCGAGATCGAACGCGCCGCTGGACGCGAAGTGCTCCATGCGCTCGTAGTAGTCGAAGTCCCCGACGGGTCGACTCGTCGAGAACGGCGATCTGGCCACCGCCGACGCGAGCGATCGGTACTCGTTTCGCGTTCGGCGAGCGACTCTCGTGTGCGAGTTGTAGCTCGAGAGGGCGAACGCCTCCAGCGCGACATACACGATGGCGCGACGTTGACGAAGTAGCGCCTGCCCTGCACCAGGGACGATTGCCGAAGCCAGGATTGCCCATGAGGTGGGGCGCGCCACGCTCGCGGCGCCATCCGAAGCGAGAGCACGTCGCGCGGCCACCCCGAGGGGCCCGGCATCGCCATTCGCCCGCATACCACCGAGGTCGGTCGCGGTGGCCCCGAGCGAGGAAACAGGGGGCGGCCGGTGGACGAACCGATCGGGGGACACCCGTTGCGCGTCCGATGGATGCGGAAGAATCGCCAGCAGGGCAGCTGCGCCCATGACGACCCTTCCGACCACCGAATGGGTCTTGGTGGTGCTCCGCATCAGAAGGTCAAGCGGAGCGACAGGTACG
Proteins encoded in this window:
- a CDS encoding GGDEF domain-containing protein gives rise to the protein MPLPSAMLFSPRGETLPAAVASWVRERGLPASTVASGNALLDVALRSRPRVVVFDARFEDSTSELWGACRRLKSDSFTGIVPAVVLIGESPGAFELALESGADEILRIGVSDSEISQRLDLLLRRSDRDVYVHPSTRLPGTIEIEAEIGRRMERNELYAVCYADLDHFKEYNDRYSYYDGDRVIRLLAKLLHDVVKGVCGERGFVGHIGGDDFIFIIPAVELNDVCSEIVTVFDLLVPYQYSEQDRRAGYFFGKDRRGQLHRVPLMTLSIGVVTNERRHFATAAQVAELATEMKGYAKTLAGSVYTVDRRTDAVSPGAEPTPPRPQRTISVIDES